A single Desulfonauticus submarinus DNA region contains:
- a CDS encoding AAA family ATPase produces the protein TMQKLPIGESDFKNLRQNNCYFIDKTEFISEIIRENNNVILIPRPRRFGKTLNLSMLRYFFDKNENARDLFKGLKIETLPEFKEHQGKYPVIFITFKDVKEKGF, from the coding sequence AACCATGCAAAAACTTCCCATTGGTGAAAGCGATTTCAAAAATCTACGCCAAAATAATTGTTATTTTATAGATAAAACTGAATTTATCTCAGAGATTATTAGGGAAAATAACAATGTTATTCTTATTCCTAGACCAAGAAGATTTGGAAAAACCTTAAACCTTTCCATGCTAAGATATTTCTTTGATAAAAATGAAAATGCTAGGGATTTATTTAAGGGTTTAAAAATAGAAACTTTGCCAGAATTTAAAGAACATCAAGGTAAATACCCTGTTATCTTTATTACCTTTAAAGATGTGAAGGAAAAGGGTTTTTAA